Genomic window (Pradoshia sp. D12):
AGGGAGGTGTGAAAAGTAGTAAACCTAAGTTTTAGGGAACGTTTTTTAAGCATTTCTATCTTTTTAGTAGAAGAGGATAGAAATGCTTTTTAGTTTGGGCTTTTTTAGATAGGGGGACTAGCATGTTAAACAGTATTTGGGATATCCGAGAATCGGAGAACCAAGATTTAAGATTAGCACTTCATATTTAAGAAATCATTCTAAAAATGAAGTGTTTTTTGCATTAAAATAGATAAAAAGGAGAGATGGAGAGGGAGTTGAGATGCATCCCACGCTGTCCGGTCTCTTGGTCAATTAAAGACTGATAGAGTACGAGGACATGTTGATTCATAGAATCCAGCTGTTTCAGCACTTTGTTCGATGAAGAAAATTCACTTTTAACATAGAACAGTGAACCTAAGTTTAAATATATCCAGATAAATCCAATTGATAATAAACTCCAGAAGAAACGATGGCCAATTTGCCATTTGAAGACTTTTTTATACAGAGTAACTCACTCTTTCTAATGGGATTAAAAATTATTTCTACAATATTTTACAGTTTAATTATAGGTTATTTTGTAAACTTTTGGATTTATTTATATATCCTAAATGGAGTGCTGTATAGAAGTTACGATATAGTATTCTCTAAATTTGGGGAATAAATATACGTTAATATTCGATATATACCATTTTCTTTTATACTAGGTGAATTTGGAATTGATTGTTAATAGAATTCATTATCTGAGGTCAGTATAATAATAAGGTTGCGATTATTATCATATTATTATGGAGAGAAGAATCAGCATGCTTAAACAATATATTCACGATTTGCATAATGAATTTGCCGGCTATAATTCTGAAAAGCTACGCAAAGATATTATGGCTGGTATTACAGTAACCGCTGTTGCACTTCCTTTATCTCTAGCGTTCGGGGTGAGCAGTGGGGCGGATGCGGCTGCTGGATTAATTACAGCGATTCTTGCAGGATTAATTATCAGTATGCTATCAGGCGCATCCTATCAAATATCAGGACCAACGGGAGCGATGTCTGCTATATTGATTGCTGTTGTTGCCCAGTATGGACTTGATGGAGTATTTATTGCCTGTTTGCTGGCGGGTATCCTACTGGTGATTGCCGGTCTACTGAAATTTGGCCGTGTCGTTTCTATCATACCGATGCCAGTTATAACGGGGTTTACATCAGGAATTGCTATCATTATAGCGATGGGACAAGTAGATAACTTTTTTGGAGTCGAATCGAGCGGAGAGAATCCAATTGCCCAAATCATGTCTTATATAGAGAATGGTTTTAATCCTGATTTTGCTACATTATTAATTGGTATTATAACAGTTGTCACGATGATTGTATGGCCGAAAAAATGGAACGCCATAATCCCGTCATCCTTAGCAGCCTTACTGATTGTTTTAATTATTAATACCGTTTTAAAATTACCGGTTGCGGTCGTGGGAGATATACCGAAAACATTTTTTCCGGAAAATCGACTGGTATTTAGTGATTTATCCCTCGCTAAAATAGAAGCCTTGATATGGCCGGCAATCAGTATTGCGGCATTAGGAATGATTGAAAGTTTATTATGCGGAGCATCTGCCGGTCGCATGGTTGGAGAAAAAATGAATGGGGATCGGGAACTAGTTGCACAGGGAATTGGGAACATGATTATCCCATTCTTTGGCGGTGTTCCGGCTACTGCTGCGATTGCCCGTACGAGTGTAGCGATTAAAGCTGGTATGGTAACAAGATTGACGGGGATTTTCCATGCGATTGGTTTGCTTTTGTCAATGTTTCTCCTCAGCCCAATTATGTCGAGTATACCGATGTCTGCATTAGCAGGTATTTTGATTGTGACGGCATGGCGGATGAATGAATGGGAAAGTATTCATTATATCTTTTCTCACAAATTCAAAGGCGCTATCTTTAAATTTTTGCTAACATTGCTAGCTACTGTTGTGTTTGATTTAACGGTT
Coding sequences:
- a CDS encoding SulP family inorganic anion transporter; translation: MLKQYIHDLHNEFAGYNSEKLRKDIMAGITVTAVALPLSLAFGVSSGADAAAGLITAILAGLIISMLSGASYQISGPTGAMSAILIAVVAQYGLDGVFIACLLAGILLVIAGLLKFGRVVSIIPMPVITGFTSGIAIIIAMGQVDNFFGVESSGENPIAQIMSYIENGFNPDFATLLIGIITVVTMIVWPKKWNAIIPSSLAALLIVLIINTVLKLPVAVVGDIPKTFFPENRLVFSDLSLAKIEALIWPAISIAALGMIESLLCGASAGRMVGEKMNGDRELVAQGIGNMIIPFFGGVPATAAIARTSVAIKAGMVTRLTGIFHAIGLLLSMFLLSPIMSSIPMSALAGILIVTAWRMNEWESIHYIFSHKFKGAIFKFLLTLLATVVFDLTVAIVAGIVLSAILFVINSADVEMNVSKVDIEKLEGKGIKSNQTYEDIRVVYLTGPIFFATVSSLTERLEDINQGVMILSMRGVSSIDGSGVQAMVEFCELKKQEGVKIIFSGVQRRVLSRFERGGILDVVGEDNIFWSTDQALAKINQIQG